In Persicobacter psychrovividus, the genomic window TCCTGCATTGGCCAAACCGCCAAAAAGGATAAACGCCTCAGGGCTTGAGAAAGTCGTGAAATCAGCCAATGCCTTGCCTAATTTTTCCGCAGTAAAACGGAAACACTCATTTGCTAATGCATCACCTTCAATGGCATACTTATAGATCAACTTTGAAGTCAATTTTTCAGTGTTTACCACCTCGCGCAAAACTGATGGCTTATTCGACTTCCCTAAAAGTTCATAGGCAGTACGCACCAAACCAGTAGCCGAACAATAAGTTTCCAAACAGCCCAAACGACCACAACCACACTCACGGCCACCGTTCTCTACACAAACGTGTCCAAGCTCTCCAGCAAAACCATCATGTCCGTAAACTAAATCACCGTTGATCACAACGCCTGAACCCAGACCCGTTCCCAAGGTAATCATGATATAGTTTTTCAATCCTTTGGCACATCCATAAATCGATTCTCCAAGCGCTGCAGCATTCGCATCGTTTGTCAATTTAATTACAGGATAATTGAATCGCTCAGAAAGCAACTTCGTCAATTCAACAACACCTTTCCATCTCAAATTAGGAGCAAACTCAATTGTTCCATTGTAGTAATTACCATTAGGCGCTCCGAGACCAATCCCCTGAATATCCAATTCAACATCTGTAGAAGCGATAATTCGCTCAATTTCAGCGGCCAAATCATCAATGTACAAGTTGATATCACTATGTCTATCAGTAGGAATATTCCCGCGTGTTAGCACAGTTCCTACCTCATCAACAATTCCAATAGCGGAGTTCGTTCCCCCAATGTCAATACCGATTGCTACCTTTTTCATACTTGTATAAAAAATCGTTTATTTTATGTGTAATAGATCAAATATAAGGCCGAAACCAAATGAAGCTTTGGCAATTTACCTGAATATAATAAGGTGTGAAAATTGGTCATTTTCCAGCCCATTTACTCAACAAGTACGTCAAATATTTTGATGATTTAAATCATCAAAAATCACGCCAAAACTTCCACATGCAAGTAAGTGATATTCGCAGAAAAAAACAGCATTTTTTGATAAAAATTAATTTAAAAAGGCCTTTTTGGCTAAATTTTGAAATTTACATATTTCTGCGGTACTGCCCCCCGACCTCATAAAGTGCTGCTGTTATTTGTCCTAAGCTACAGAATTTAACGGTTTCCATCAATTGATTGAACATATTTTCACCAGCAATGGCAGCCGCTTTTAAACGCTCGAGCTGTTGCTCACTTTCCCCAGACATGGCTTTTTGAAAATCATTCAGCATATTTATCTGATAGCGTTTTTCATCTGCTGTCGCTCGAATGACTTCTCCAGGAGTTTCAATTGGCGAACCTGTTGAAGAAAGAAAAGTATTGACTCCAATTAACGGTAGAGACCCATCGGCTTTCTTTTGCTCATAATGCATACTTTCCTCCTGAATCTTAGAACGTTGGTACATGGTTTCCATCGCGCCCAGCACACCGCCACGATCTGTCAGACGGTCAAATTCAGCTAAAACGGCCTCTTCGACCAAATCTGTGAGCGCCTCAATGATAAACGCGCCCTGCAGCGGATTTTCATTTTTTGCTAAGCCAAGCTCTTTATTAATCACCAGCTGAATCGCCATTGCCCGACGCACCGATTCCTCCGTTGGAGTTGTAATCGCCTCATCGTACGCATTGGTGTGTAGGCTATTACAATTATCATAAATCGCATATAGTGCCTGCAAGGTTGTGCGGATATCATTGAAAGCAATATCCTGCGCATGAAGCGACCGACCCGAGGTCTGAATATGATATTTCAGTTTCTGCGCTCGGCTGTTTGCATGGTATTTATATTTCATCGCCTTGGCCCAAATTCTACGCGCCACACGTCCGATCACTGCATATTCGGGATCAATACCATTGCTGAAAAAGAACGACAGATTAGGGACGAAATCATCCACCTTCAGCCCCCGTGCCAAATAATATTCGACATAGGTAAAACCGTTAGCAAGCGTAAAGGCCAACTGCGTAATTGGGTTGGCCCCTGCTTCGGCAATATGGTAACCAGATATTGAAACGGAATAGAAATTATTAATTTGGTGCGCTGTAAAATATAACTGCATATCCCCCATCAGTCGCAATGAGAAATCTGTCGAAAATATACAGGTATTTTGCGCCTGATCTTCCTTCAAAATATCCGCCTGAACTGTCCCCCTCACCTGAGACAACGTTTCGTCCCTGATTTGTCGGTATATCTCCTCGGGTAAAACATCGGAACCAGATACCCCTAACAAAAACGTCCCCAATCCGTCGTTTCCACTCGGAAGCGGTCCCTGATACGTCGGCTTTTTCTGTCCTCTGCGCTTAAAAATATCGTCCATTTTTTGTCGCACTTCAAGCTCCAATCCATGCTGATGAATGTATTTCTCACAATTCTGATCAATTGCAGCATTCATAAAAAAGGCTGTTATCACTGCGGCAGGGCCATTAATAGTCATCGACACCGACGTCTTAGGGTCTGATAAATCAAAACC contains:
- a CDS encoding ROK family protein gives rise to the protein MKKVAIGIDIGGTNSAIGIVDEVGTVLTRGNIPTDRHSDINLYIDDLAAEIERIIASTDVELDIQGIGLGAPNGNYYNGTIEFAPNLRWKGVVELTKLLSERFNYPVIKLTNDANAAALGESIYGCAKGLKNYIMITLGTGLGSGVVINGDLVYGHDGFAGELGHVCVENGGRECGCGRLGCLETYCSATGLVRTAYELLGKSNKPSVLREVVNTEKLTSKLIYKYAIEGDALANECFRFTAEKLGKALADFTTFSSPEAFILFGGLANAGDLLIKPTKEYMEANMLEIFKNKVAIKPSELPGADAAVLGASSLVWKELSK